The genomic DNA TACCGATGAATATAAGGTGGGTTCTAAGGGAGAAACGGTGAATTTTTCGATGTCTTGTCCTTCTTTAGCGGTTGCGGATTGATTTTAAAATTTTCTTGATATTGCTTTTTTGAGCTTCAGGCTTTACATTTTGCATGCTCAAAAAGGTTTTAAGTGTGTCTCCGTAGCTCAGCTGGATAGAGCGTTGGCTTGCGGAGCCAAAGGCCACAGGTTCGAACCCTGTCGGGGACACCATTTCCGGAGCTTCGCAACGCGGGGCAGAGGAAGTTTGAGTAATGGCTGAATATTAATTTGTTGCTGAAAATTCACCACGCGACTGAAAATGGGGCATTTTTAAAATAATTAACGCAATACGATGGATGTGTTAATCCGTTTAACATGAAGGTTTTCTGGCAGGGGCGGCAGGAATCGCCCGCCCAAGGCGGGTTGGAGACCTCTGTGATATCATTTCATCACGCTTATTAATAATTGGCAGGGGCGGCAGGAATCGAACCCGCGACAAAGGTTTTGGAGACCTCTGTGATACCATTTCACCACGCCCCTATAAATTTAGTGTTTTTAGATAATTTCTACCGGATCCTGTTTTAAAGAATTTTTCACGTAGTATTGCTTCTGATTTTTGTTTAAATTTTTCTTTGTAGATAAGTTGTAGAGGTCTTCGATGTTTGGTTGATTTTACCAGTCCTAATTCGTGTTCTCGGATGCGTCTCGGTAAATTTTTTGTCATGCCGACGTACCGTTTTCCATCTTTCAGGCTTTTTAGGATGTAAATTATATACTGCATCCTTAATCAAGTTAACTGGATGGCGGCAGGAATCGCCCGCCCAAGGCGGGTTGGAGACCTCTGTGATACCATTTCACCACGCCCCTAGAATGATTTGTGTTAAGAGAGAACGAGTGGATTCTACCAGACCTTGGTTTTTAGTAAAATGTTCCGAACAAATGGCTCGTGTTTTGGGTGGGGTCTGAGTTGTTGAGAAGTGAGGCTGAGGAGGTGCGTTTCCAGAGGGTGAAATCGAGGGCGTTTTGAGATTGCATGAGGCGCAGAAAAAAATAGAGCGTCTCCGGAGAGTCCACGGCCAGGCCATCCGGGGTTTGGTCGAGATCGAAGCTAGTGGCGAGGGTTTTGATGGTGTCGAGCGTGATTGTTTCATTATTTAAATTTTCAAAAAAGTTCACCATGCGTTCATCGTTTTTTAAGGCGGTTTCTTCACTCGTGTAGTGCGTGAAATCGAGACTTCCCACAATGATCGTGTGACTCAAGTCGAGTTGTAAAAGTTTTTCTAAAGCGAGATCGATGCGTTCTTGGGGGGTGTTGGTTTTGATGATCAATGGGAGGAGTTTGGCGTTCGGGAAAGTGCTCACTAAAAAGGGTTCTTCTACGGTGATGCCGTGTTCGAGCGAGAATTTTTCCGGCTCGATGTGGATGGGGCCGGTTTGTGTGATTAGAGCGATGGCGTCGAGGTCAATTCCCTGATCTGTGGTTTGAATCGTACTCCAGCCGTAATTGAAATGATTGGGGCTTAAAAGAATAATTCGCTCGATGGAATTTGCGTCGATGGTGTTCCCGATTTCCTGATAAAACGTGTCGATGTAGGGCTCAACTAAAAGATGATGCGGGACAATGAAGCCGCGAATGTTTTGAGGGAAAGTGGAAGAGCCGGAAAGAACGTTGGAGGCGCTGGTTTGGCAGCCGAAAAAGGAAAGGAGCAGTGTGCTTGCGAGAATGAATTTTGAAAATTTAAACATAATATAAAACGGCGATTAGAGACAAAGAGTGCTTTGGTCACCGCGGTTCGGTCGCTCCTGCGGCGCCCGCCCGCTATGCCTCGCGCCAATCGTTTCGCTTTGCGGAATCCAAGCCGATTGGCGCTGCGGGATTGCCCAAGAGCACTCTTTGCCTCTTCGCCTTTAATTTTTATCTACTTTTTCCACGGCCTTGACGCTGTGCCACCCC from Candidatus Gracilibacteria bacterium includes the following:
- a CDS encoding GIY-YIG nuclease family protein; protein product: MVSQRSPTRLGRAIPAAIQLTGLRMQYIIYILKSLKDGKRYVGMTKNLPRRIREHELGLVKSTKHRRPLQLIYKEKFKQKSEAILREKFFKTGSGRNYLKTLNL
- the amrB gene encoding AmmeMemoRadiSam system protein B, with protein sequence MFKFSKFILASTLLLSFFGCQTSASNVLSGSSTFPQNIRGFIVPHHLLVEPYIDTFYQEIGNTIDANSIERIILLSPNHFNYGWSTIQTTDQGIDLDAIALITQTGPIHIEPEKFSLEHGITVEEPFLVSTFPNAKLLPLIIKTNTPQERIDLALEKLLQLDLSHTIIVGSLDFTHYTSEETALKNDERMVNFFENLNNETITLDTIKTLATSFDLDQTPDGLAVDSPETLYFFLRLMQSQNALDFTLWKRTSSASLLNNSDPTQNTSHLFGTFY